In Pseudanabaena sp. BC1403, the following are encoded in one genomic region:
- a CDS encoding DUF2231 domain-containing protein, whose amino-acid sequence MIATLIDQLHGQLGLNGLPYSIPIHPNLVHMTLGLFIVAIGFDFVGVFFVLEKPLFKFMAIPAARSNFFDVGWYNMVAASIITFFTVGAGFYEILLATPDENVKSAWGFQAMETMIWHGVGGVLLLALIVGMTVWRGFQRFLWRKDMGQQVQWSYLLAGLVIFAIMFVHGTLGAQLASEFGVHITADRLLRLGKNVDLNQLLK is encoded by the coding sequence ATGATTGCGACTTTAATCGATCAATTACATGGTCAATTGGGCTTAAATGGTTTGCCCTATAGCATTCCCATCCATCCCAATCTAGTTCACATGACCCTTGGCTTATTCATTGTAGCGATCGGGTTTGATTTTGTGGGCGTATTTTTCGTTTTAGAAAAACCTCTATTTAAATTTATGGCGATCCCTGCGGCGAGGTCGAACTTTTTTGATGTCGGTTGGTACAACATGGTCGCCGCCTCAATTATCACTTTCTTCACTGTCGGCGCGGGTTTTTACGAAATCTTACTAGCTACACCTGATGAGAATGTCAAAAGTGCTTGGGGATTTCAAGCGATGGAGACGATGATCTGGCATGGTGTCGGCGGTGTGCTTTTGTTGGCGCTGATTGTAGGAATGACTGTCTGGCGTGGCTTTCAGCGTTTTCTTTGGCGCAAGGATATGGGTCAACAGGTGCAATGGAGCTATTTGCTGGCAGGATTGGTAATTTTTGCGATCATGTTTGTGCATGGGACTTTGGGCGCACAGCTTGCCTCAGAGTTTGGGGTGCATATCACTGCCGATCGCCTGTTACGCTTGGGTAAGAATGTCGATCTCAATCAGTTACTGAAATAG
- a CDS encoding DUF2231 domain-containing protein, with translation MLEYLPPLNDHNLPYPDTIHPIVVHFVIAMVLFAVVCDAIGYFTRNPRLYEVSWWNLFFATISIFIAIIFGQIEAGLAEPYSSVEPTLNLHTIIGWSLSGIIAAITGWRYVLRVNDPKTLPVSFLGAGLLLTGIVLFQVYLGDLLVWVYGLHTIPVVEALKEAGLK, from the coding sequence ATGCTGGAATACCTTCCACCGTTAAATGATCATAATTTGCCATATCCCGACACAATTCATCCGATTGTGGTGCATTTTGTGATCGCAATGGTGTTGTTTGCAGTGGTATGCGATGCGATCGGCTACTTCACCCGTAACCCTCGACTCTACGAAGTGAGCTGGTGGAATCTATTTTTTGCCACAATTTCTATCTTTATTGCGATTATCTTTGGACAAATTGAAGCAGGACTCGCAGAACCTTATAGTTCAGTAGAACCTACATTGAATTTACATACCATCATCGGTTGGTCGCTATCGGGAATCATTGCTGCGATTACGGGATGGCGCTATGTGCTACGAGTTAATGATCCTAAGACCTTACCTGTTTCATTTCTGGGCGCAGGTTTGTTACTCACAGGAATAGTTCTTTTTCAAGTTTATTTAGGCGATCTACTGGTTTGGGTCTATGGACTACATACCATACCAGTGGTAGAAGCTTTAAAGGAGGCTGGTTTGAAATGA
- the ctaD gene encoding cytochrome c oxidase subunit I has product MANISIDAIADLPPQSEQPEDWRRFFGFSTDHKVIGIQYIVTSFIFFLIGGVLAMVIRGELITPESDLVDRAVYNSMFTMHGTIMLFLWTFPVLLGISNYLVPLMIGARDMAFPRLNAIAFWMVPVFGIILMASFFVPGGSAQSGWWAYPPVSLQNPTGNIVNGQFLWLLAVAISGVASIMGAINFVTTIFRMRTTGMTWFRMPVFVWTVLAAQIIQLFGLPALTAGAVMLLSDLTFGTSFFDPAKGGDPVLFQHFFWFYSHPAVYVIILPVFGIFSEIFPVYARKPLFGYKVVAVSSLIITGLSAVVWVHHMFASGTPSWMRMLFMATTMLISVPTGIKVFAWVATIWGGKIKLTTAMLFSLGALVMFVFAGITGIMLAAVPVDIHVNNTYFVVGHFHYVIYGATVLGIYAALYHWFPKMTGRMYSEGLGKLHFILTFIGTNACFFPMHPLGLQGMPRRVASYDPEFAFWNVIASLGGFLLGVSTIPFILNMVSSWVQGEKAPKNPWRAIGLEWLVSSPPSHENFEELPIVISEPYGYGKDEPLVSNPDKLEVAHATS; this is encoded by the coding sequence ATGGCAAACATTTCTATTGATGCGATCGCCGATCTTCCACCTCAGTCTGAACAACCCGAAGACTGGCGGCGATTTTTTGGATTTAGTACCGATCATAAAGTGATTGGGATTCAGTATATTGTTACTTCTTTTATCTTTTTTCTCATTGGTGGCGTTCTGGCGATGGTGATACGGGGCGAACTGATTACCCCTGAATCGGATTTAGTCGATCGCGCTGTGTATAACTCCATGTTCACGATGCACGGCACGATCATGCTGTTTCTCTGGACATTTCCCGTACTTCTAGGAATATCTAATTACCTAGTGCCATTGATGATCGGTGCTCGCGATATGGCTTTTCCACGTTTAAATGCGATCGCCTTTTGGATGGTTCCCGTATTTGGAATTATCCTGATGGCGAGCTTTTTCGTGCCAGGAGGTTCGGCTCAGTCTGGCTGGTGGGCTTATCCACCCGTAAGTTTGCAAAATCCTACGGGGAATATTGTGAACGGTCAGTTCCTTTGGTTGCTTGCCGTTGCCATTTCGGGCGTAGCTTCGATTATGGGCGCGATTAACTTCGTGACCACAATTTTCCGAATGCGGACTACGGGAATGACTTGGTTCCGAATGCCTGTATTTGTGTGGACAGTTCTTGCTGCGCAGATTATTCAACTATTTGGTTTGCCAGCCTTGACCGCAGGAGCGGTGATGCTGCTATCGGATTTAACCTTCGGGACTAGTTTCTTCGACCCAGCCAAGGGCGGCGATCCCGTTCTCTTTCAACATTTTTTCTGGTTCTATTCCCATCCTGCGGTCTATGTAATTATTCTGCCCGTATTTGGTATCTTCTCAGAGATTTTCCCTGTCTATGCCCGTAAGCCGCTCTTTGGTTACAAAGTCGTGGCGGTATCTTCGTTGATTATTACGGGATTGAGTGCCGTGGTTTGGGTGCATCATATGTTTGCTAGTGGAACACCTAGCTGGATGCGGATGCTATTTATGGCAACGACGATGCTGATCTCAGTACCGACGGGAATCAAGGTATTTGCATGGGTTGCAACCATATGGGGTGGCAAGATCAAGTTAACTACAGCGATGCTCTTCAGCTTAGGTGCGTTGGTAATGTTTGTCTTCGCAGGAATTACGGGAATCATGCTGGCGGCGGTTCCCGTGGACATTCATGTGAATAATACTTACTTCGTGGTAGGACATTTCCACTATGTAATTTATGGCGCGACGGTTCTCGGTATCTATGCAGCGCTCTATCATTGGTTCCCAAAAATGACAGGGAGAATGTATTCCGAAGGTTTAGGGAAGCTCCATTTCATTCTCACCTTTATCGGTACAAATGCCTGTTTCTTTCCGATGCACCCCCTCGGTTTGCAGGGAATGCCCCGCCGAGTTGCCTCCTACGATCCAGAGTTCGCTTTCTGGAATGTGATCGCTAGTCTTGGCGGTTTTCTGTTGGGCGTATCAACAATTCCTTTCATTCTCAATATGGTTAGCTCTTGGGTACAGGGTGAAAAAGCTCCCAAGAATCCTTGGCGAGCGATCGGTTTGGAATGGCTAGTTTCTTCGCCGCCATCCCATGAGAACTTTGAGGAGTTACCAATTGTGATTTCGGAACCCTACGGCTATGGCAAAGATGAACCCTTAGTTTCTAATCCTGATAAGTTGGAGGTAGCTCATGCAACCAGTTAA
- a CDS encoding cytochrome c oxidase subunit II, whose amino-acid sequence MKLRTILTLVGVAIAIALISLWMGQAAYTWFPPQASAESILVDNLFSFLVTLGTFIFLGVVGTLTYSILFQRAGKYDYSDGPHIEGNVKLEIIWTAIPFALVIWIAAYSYQIYDQMSILGPMEHAHHGHIIEAAQAAQIDRDETAPTEKIDVFARQWSWEFVYGKGTSIDVSSTELHLPNNRRIKLVLHSADVLHGLYIPAFRVKQDVIPGRVIDFEFTPIREGKYRLRDSQYSGTYFAAMQTDVVVESPEAYQKWLVDASNVKPVAAYNRASNEYAKRANANNWATVIPAAPPVVNYSNVLNKKL is encoded by the coding sequence ATGAAACTACGCACGATTTTAACTTTGGTGGGTGTGGCGATCGCGATCGCCCTCATCAGTCTCTGGATGGGACAAGCTGCCTATACATGGTTCCCGCCGCAAGCTTCCGCAGAATCGATTTTGGTGGATAACCTATTTAGCTTTTTAGTGACATTAGGAACTTTTATTTTTCTTGGTGTAGTTGGCACTTTGACCTATTCCATCTTGTTTCAACGCGCAGGAAAATATGACTATAGTGATGGGCCTCATATCGAAGGTAATGTCAAATTAGAAATTATCTGGACTGCGATTCCTTTTGCCTTGGTGATTTGGATTGCCGCCTATAGCTATCAAATCTACGACCAGATGTCGATTTTGGGACCAATGGAACACGCTCATCATGGACATATCATTGAAGCGGCTCAAGCAGCGCAAATAGATCGAGATGAAACTGCGCCTACAGAAAAAATTGATGTATTTGCGCGGCAATGGTCGTGGGAGTTCGTTTATGGCAAAGGCACTAGTATCGATGTTAGTAGTACAGAATTACATTTACCCAATAATCGCAGGATTAAGTTAGTACTTCATTCGGCAGATGTGCTGCATGGCTTGTATATCCCTGCTTTTCGGGTGAAGCAAGATGTAATTCCAGGGCGCGTTATTGATTTTGAATTTACACCGATTCGCGAAGGGAAATATCGCTTGCGAGATTCGCAATATAGCGGCACTTATTTTGCGGCGATGCAAACAGATGTAGTAGTGGAATCACCTGAAGCCTATCAAAAATGGTTGGTGGATGCTTCTAATGTTAAGCCTGTAGCTGCCTATAATCGTGCGTCTAATGAATATGCTAAACGAGCTAATGCAAATAATTGGGCGACGGTTATCCCTGCGGCTCCACCTGTGGTGAATTATTCAAATGTTTTGAACAAAAAATTATAA